CTCTTTAAGGGGGCACTTGGGAGCGCGCGGGCAGCCGTCCCGGCCCAGGAAGCACCTGTTCACGGCGATCTTGCCCTGGACCGCCTCCACGATCTCCAGGACGCTGATCTGGCGTGGATCCTTTGCCAGGGTAAACCCGCCCTGGGCGCCCCGGTGGGAGCTGACAAACCCGCACCGGGTAAACTTCTGCAGGATCTTTTGGAGAAACTCGATGGGAACGTCCTGGCTTGCCGCAATTTCTCCTGCACTGACCGGGCCCCCGGGATGGGAGGCCAGATGCACGAGGGCACGGATGCCGTACTCCGTGTCGCGCCTGATCACTTCCATGCCGATCCACACCTCACTTTGTGGACTATTATAGTCCACTATACGGCAGGTGTCAAGATCTTTTTCCGAATTTTTTGCGGCCCTGCCGCCTGAAAACCGGGAAATCTGAGAAGGGATAAGGGATAAAAAAGCAACGATCTGGAAAAGCTTGATAATAAATCAATAATATTTAAAAATGGAAGGACAAGGCAGGGATGCCGGTGCCGGTGCGAAAAAAGGAGTGCCGCTTCTTGCTGGGAAACGACGAAATCAGGTGCGCTGCCCACGAATACTACAACGACCCCTGCTGCACGTGCTGCTACGAAGCGGGCCGGGAAGAGATGTACGTCCCGGAAGTGCCGCTGGTCTGCCCGGCCTGCGGGAACCTCAGGGAACACGGGAATCTCATCTGCAGCAGCTGCCAGCTCCAGGCTCTCTGGTGGCTCGGGTGGCTGGGAGCCCTCAAGACAAAACCCCAATCTTAAAGTTCAGGCCGCTTGACGCCCCTCTTTCCGGCAGGCAAATCCGCAAAAAAATCCGATGTTAAACTGCAGCCATTTCTTGGTTGGTCTTCCTTAGAGAGATCACCAATCCTGCAGCTGCAAGACTTGATAATCCTCCTATGATGAACGAGATCAGGTAGCTTCCGGTGGAATCGTACAACCTTCCGGCCATAGTGGGGCCAATAAGGGCTCCGACTCCGGTAGCAGCATAGAGAGTGCCTATGATTGAGCTCAGGTTATCTCTCCCAAAGAGGACCATGGCAATCGGGGAGAGTAAAGCCACAAATCCGCCATAGGTAAATCCGAACACGAGGGAAAACAGCATGAGCATCCAGTATACCCTGGCGAAGATCAGCCAGATTAAAGAAAGGCCCATTCCCAGTAAACACGTTATCAGGCTTTTAATCAGGCCATTATCTCTGCCCAACGTATCGGAAATGTACCCCATTCCGAATCTCCCTATTATCCCCGCTCCACCGATCGATCCAAGGATGGTGGATGCCGGCACCTCTCCTATTCCCCTATCAATTGCGTATGGAACGATGTGGCCCAGGGAGATATAGATGGACATATCCCCTAGGAGGATAGCAGTAAAAAGCAATAAGAATGCCTTAGAACGTATGAGGTCTACGAGATGGAACCGGGCTTGTTTAGATGAGATATCTCCCGGTTGGGTTTGGAATATAACTGCAATAACGAGAACAATCAGAGACAAAAGGCCGAATACCATGAAGGAATATCTCCATCCCATGGTTATGTTCATATGGGCTGCTATGGGAGCTACGGCAAGACTCCCAAATCCGATACCTGCGTTGGCTATACCGGCGGCAGTCCCTCCACGCTTTACGAACCATTGCTGCATGGTGGCTACGGAGGGAATATAAGCTGCTCCCGCCCCCAAGGCAAAGATAATGCCATAGGAGAAATAAAGGTGCCAGATTTCATTAGCGAAACTGGATATGAGGAGGCCGGAGGAAATAAGGACGATACCAAGCCCAATTACTTTTCTCGGACCTGTTATATCGGAGAGTCTACCGAAGAAGGCTCCTGAAATAAACAGGATAAAGACGTGGATGGAAAATATCAGAGATGTACTTTCTCTCGTTGCTCCGAATTCCTTCAGAAGGGAATTGAAAAATATCCCAAACGAATTGGAAAGGCCGAACACAACAAAAAGAACTACAAATGTGGATGCTGTTACCAACCATCCACGATAAATCCTCATCATCGCCTTTCATTCTCTCCTTTTGATCCTGATCCTCCCGCACTACATAATCTGGAGGAGGCATGCTCCACGTGTGGAACACAAAAGCTCTGCAAAACGCTAAGTGCAAGTCTTCAATCTTGACCCTTTTTGCTTTTTTCTGCAGTTTTATTCTAAAAAAGTAGCAGGTGGGTGGAGGGTAATGGCTGAGGCAAAGTGAACCTGTTCAAGAAGCCCTGCCCCGGCCCGGACACCGAGCGAATATCCTGGGCCGGTGCTAGAAAGTAATCAGTATTCTCTGAAAACCGCAAGGTATGCGGCCAAGATAATTTACAAGATAATTTAATTTATAACACGGTCCATGCCGGAAGCTATCCTTTTAAACTACCTTCTACCACTCTGGGGGATATCCTGTGCGAAAATCAAAGAAGCACCAGGTGAAAACAAAGAAACACCGGTGAAATGCTCTTTCATTTGTACAGCCTGGCCTTGAAGGCTTCCCTGGCGCTTGGTTCAATAAAACCTGTAGGGCAAATGCGCTGGCATGCCTTGCAAGAGCCGCAAGCCGCTGCTTCCTCTTCGGCAGAAACAAAGCTTACTTGAAGGTTTTTCCCTCTTCCCAGGAAAGTAAGGCGACTCTTACGGATTTTCTCGCAGATCCTGACACAAAGCCCGCATAAGATGCATCCCGGTGCAGGATTCCCTGCGCGGCTTCTGGCGGCAGCTTCTTTGTCATCAGGCTCAAAACACGTTTTTTCTCCTTTTTGAACCAGATGGCCAAGAAGTTCCTCTACTTCCTTTTTAGGAAAAGGCCCGCGGCGGAGTAGCAAACGAGCCGCCCGCGCTCGCAGACGCAGTACAGTAGGGGTATTTGTCTTCACTTGCAACCCTGCCTCTGGTTGTAGCAGGCAGGCATGACGGGGACGCCACCCGGCTTCAGTGTAGATTTCGAC
The window above is part of the Bacillota bacterium genome. Proteins encoded here:
- a CDS encoding Rrf2 family transcriptional regulator, whose product is MEVIRRDTEYGIRALVHLASHPGGPVSAGEIAASQDVPIEFLQKILQKFTRCGFVSSHRGAQGGFTLAKDPRQISVLEIVEAVQGKIAVNRCFLGRDGCPRAPKCPLKENWFQVEQMIAGFLGGVTLQDLVDQLREAGLQERQGGGAEPGTGAS
- a CDS encoding MFS transporter; protein product: MMRIYRGWLVTASTFVVLFVVFGLSNSFGIFFNSLLKEFGATRESTSLIFSIHVFILFISGAFFGRLSDITGPRKVIGLGIVLISSGLLISSFANEIWHLYFSYGIIFALGAGAAYIPSVATMQQWFVKRGGTAAGIANAGIGFGSLAVAPIAAHMNITMGWRYSFMVFGLLSLIVLVIAVIFQTQPGDISSKQARFHLVDLIRSKAFLLLFTAILLGDMSIYISLGHIVPYAIDRGIGEVPASTILGSIGGAGIIGRFGMGYISDTLGRDNGLIKSLITCLLGMGLSLIWLIFARVYWMLMLFSLVFGFTYGGFVALLSPIAMVLFGRDNLSSIIGTLYAATGVGALIGPTMAGRLYDSTGSYLISFIIGGLSSLAAAGLVISLRKTNQEMAAV
- a CDS encoding 2Fe-2S iron-sulfur cluster binding domain-containing protein, with the protein product MKRVEVIIDNQVLSVRQDIPLIQALREQGILLPSLCYHRLLGGYGSCGLCVVEIYTEAGWRPRHACLLQPEAGLQVKTNTPTVLRLRARAARLLLRRGPFPKKEVEELLGHLVQKGEKTCFEPDDKEAAARSRAGNPAPGCILCGLCVRICEKIRKSRLTFLGRGKNLQVSFVSAEEEAAACGSCKACQRICPTGFIEPSAREAFKARLYK